GGATTAATTGGGATATTCTTTTTGTATCTGGATAGGTAATTCTCAAATGTCTTGAAAACAATTTTATCTGCATTTCTATCGACAAAATAATCGTTCCATTCCTTCGGGGTCATGGGCAGCTCAGAATAAAAAAGAATGTCCGCATGGAAAACTACCTGATAGTCGTCAAAGCATATCGGTTTTTCGGGGGCAGATTGAGTTTTGATCATATTCCAGAAGCTGCGGGCAGAAGTCTTTTCACCCAATTTAAGATGATCACAAAGAAGAGCAAACCACTCTATATTTTCTTCAACGGCTTTTTTAGGACGAGCTTCATCAGTGCCGTATTTTTCTCGAGGGTAAGTTTTGAAGGCCCAGTCATAAAAGCTGTCTACTTCTTCGCCCAGCATAAGGAGGGACAATCTTGAAATTCTTTTATTATCATCTAGCTCGTCTAGGAGATCATTAGAAATGGCTATAATTTTAAGTAACTGCTGGATTGGCTGATAAAAAGAGATTGCTTTAAGTACAGACGGAGCTGGCGAGATTACATGCCTTAAATCTATATCAGCAAGATTTGTATAAGCTACGACGGGGAAAGCTTTAAGCATTTGCTCAACAATCTTCATGGGAAAGAGGAAAAGACTTCCGTGTGCTCTGTCTTCAAGCAAGGAGAGAGACCGTTTGAAATGCTGTTTGTCACGTGAGAAGGATCTTACGTGATTTAGCATGTCTTCTGCGTATATGGTTAGGTGGGTTGGTCTTTTATGCCAGTTGTTTTCTGCTTCGTTAGTCATAATATTCCCTGCGAACCCATAAAATACATTCTTAGTCGACAATAGACTGTGGACAGCCTTAACGCAAAATTTCAATCACTTCGTTCAGCAAAATGTTCTTCTTTTGTAAATCTACGTTTCTTAGTGTTATTTTAATTTCTGAGTCCGAGTAACTATAGTTATCCGATGATGAAATTTCTCCTGCTAAATCACGAATAACTGATTCTAGAATGTTTTGAGGAAATATTTCGGCAAGTGATTCTATTTGATTTTTGGTTTTTTCAAAGAAAATGGGATTATCTACTATAAGAGAAAAAGCGCATATTCCAAGAATTCCTCTACCAGCAATTCCCCACCCAGTTTCAAATTGTCCAGCCTTCTTTGTCCAATTAAAAAGTACTTCTTGTAGTTTCTCAGATAGTTCTGGAATTTCTTCTTGCCATGCGTATTGGCAACAAGAAAAAATATTGCTGGTAACACTGTTGGTTTCAAGGTGTGAAAAGATGTCCCTGCTTTCCTCTGTGTAAATGAAAGTCCTAGATAGACCGACAATATGCTTATGAAGGCGGGGAACTAGTTCTTCTGGGCAGTGTGGTGATTTTGTTAGGGTTATAAGCCCCTTAATTATTGAAGTTGTCCACATTACTAAATCCGTACAAATTGGCAATTGGGAACTGGCTGCTTGATTGAATATTTTGACGTGGCTGTCTTGAATAGATTTTAACCATTCAATAATATTCAAAAAACAATGTTCATGGCTATCAACAAGCGTGCTTTCTTGTCTTGAAAGTTCTGCTGTTAATCCAAGGAATAAGCGCATGAAACCTTGGGTGTTTATAGGTGAATATAAGGAGCTCAAATAACTGCTGTGATTGCTTAAAAGCGGAGCATCTGGGATAGTGCTGAAAACAACACTAATGAGAGAATACGACTGAGAAGATATAGTTGAAAATAAGTACGAGGTACCTTCTTTGCAGTTGCAAAGTGCATTTAGAGTAAGTTTTGAAAGTTGTTCGCTAGCGATTTGAACTACAGGAAATGAGTCTGGCGAACTCATTCTTGTTAGAGATATTTTGCATATCGTTTCAGCAAATTGGGCCAAATCATTAGGTTGAGCTTGTAATGCATATTCTCTTGAAAGGTCTCCTATTTCTCTAAGTCCGTTCATTATAACATCATCCATGCAGAGTGGTACTATGTTCATTATCGCTCGTTCTAAGTATCCAAGGGCCAAATTGGCATGGCTTTTATTTGAACGCACTGAACTGTATTTAATAGCAAGAAAAATATTAGCAAGAGAATGCATGCAACTAAGTGCCTGTTCAATGTGTCTTTCGTCTTTGTTGTGCAGTCCAGTACTCGTATATTGTCTGATTAGCTCAAGGGAATGGCTAATGAAATTATCGTGACTGTATCCGGTTGGAATGAACGAATTGTTTGAAAAAAAAGTTGTTCCTTTTATTTTTACGTATTCACTATTAACTAATATGATGCAATTTAAAGCTTTCCCTGAGATCTCATATTCCCCTCTTGAGGCATACTTGTTAGCGAATGATATTGAATGCTTGCACGCTTCAACTGCTTGATTATGCCAGTATGGATTATTCTCGAAGTATGCTCTTCGGCTAAAGTCCATAGAGTTTTCGGCTAATAAATCTAGCTCATTATCTGAGTCTGTATGATAAAAAGGCCTAGCTCTTTCGCATCTCTTATCCCAAATTTGGAAGCTTTTTTGCGTCTCTTTTAAAAGTATTTCTAACTGGTTTGATGGGTCGATTAAACTCAAAGCACGCTTATAACCGCAAAGAAAGAGAACAAAAATTGAGATTGTTCCTATGGTTGAATTTGCTACGGCAAAAGCAGCCCACGAAGAGTCGGGGATCATCGATAGAGATACTATTGAGATTGCTAGTCCAATCGAGCCAGTGAGATAAAAAAGCAGTTTTTTGTCAGAGCTGAATTTATGAAAAAGACCGTGCGGAAGACGCTCTATGTTGACTTGCATAGCAAACATCATAAACGAGAACGCTATTGCAGAAGATCCCAGCAAGGCACAGCCTAGAGACAAAAAAAGCGATGTTAGAGGTTGAAAATTATTTGAGAAAAAATTGTTAGGGAGCAGTTCGAAGGACGGAAGAAAAGCAAAGGTGGAAATGTAAGTAATAGCAAGGGCTATTAAGAATGTTCTTGAAGAGTATTTATTTGTTGCTATAGCAGCGTGGTATTGAAGCCAATGCCATTTATTCCAAGCTTTAGCTTTCCATATTTTCGGTGATTCTTTTGTTTTTTGCTTTTCGTCTGTCATAATTACGATGGTTATAGTTTTTATGTAAGCGTCAAAGTTATAACAAGATGCGATAGCTAGCAATGACTTCAACTCATTTAGAACTTTATATTGGAAGAGTTATTCAGATAGCTGCTAGGATGATGGTCCAAGCCCTTCCCCTCGCCACACACCCAAAAAAAGTTGTACAGGAGTTGTACAAAACACCACGCACAAAAAAAGGGTTTACAGCCCTAAAGCTATAAACCCTTGATTTATCTGGTACCGGGAGAGAGAATTGAACTCTCATGGTATCACTACCGGCGGATTTTGAGTCCATTTACAAAGAGTTGTTTAGTGTCCCTTGGCGTCCCTAGACCGTGTATTTAAAGGGTTTAAAAATACACATTGTCCCCTGACGTCCCTTGAAAGCTGCGCAAAGTGGGAGTATGGTGGGATAATGAAAACGACAAAAGCAAAATGGACAAAAGTCAAAGGGGCTATAGGCCTCCGCTACTATGAATTCCCAGACCGTAAATATAAAGGAAAACTTGATCGATACTATAGTTGCCGCTGGTCGCGCGGAGGGCAAAAAACTGAAGAAGGAATTGGCTGGTCCTCTGAAGGCTGGAAAGTCTCCGAATTAGTCAGCATCCGCCACACATTACAACAGAATTACAAAAAAGGATCTGGGCCAACAACATTTACAGGACTCAAAGCCGAACATGAACGAAAACAGGCCGAATCAAAACTCCATGAAGAGCAAGAACAAGTCAAAGAAATAACTTTCCGAGAATTCTTTGAGCAATTCTATATTCCTTGGAAACGAGATCGCAAAAAACGAACAACATGGGCTGATGACGTAAAAAGGGCTAACAACCGTATCCACCCTTTTCTCGGAGAGCTCCCTTTGCCGGCCATTACTCCAGAGCTGCTACAAGAGTTTATGGACGAGTTATACGATGATGGCCTAGCTGACGCTACGGTTCTTCATCACATGGCCATCATTAGATCTGTTTTCAATCGTGCAGCGGCAACGGTAGTTGGTGATGTAGTCATCTTCCCAGGACAAACTCCTTTGGAGCACGTTGATCTACCCCACATTGGAAACAACAATCAGAGACAACGTTTTTTAACCAAAGAAGAAGCTAAGCTGATCATTTCTAGCACCATAGAAAAAAAAGAAAAAGCAACCATAGAAATTCGCCGAAAAAGCTGGCAGGACCTGCATGATGCCGTTGTATTATCGCTAAACACGGGCATGAGGATGGGCGAGATCCAGCGCGTGGAGTGGCACGATGTAAATTTTTATGGAAAATCTCTTACGGTACGCCTTATAAGTAGTGGCCAAAAACCGGGTGGAAATATTCCAATCAATTCTGCTGCACTTGAGATGCTTATGCGCAGAAAGAAAGAATCTAGCGATGCGTTGATTTTTCCTCCGGCAGCAGGAGGAAAAAAACGGGAAAACTTGTCACACAAGTTTAAAGACGTTGTGGACGAATTAGAACTGAATAAGCTGGCCACGGCCAAGAGCCAGAGAATTGTTTTTCATTCTTTACGCCATACCTTCGCATCCTGGCTTGCCATCGCTGGAGTGGACATCTACAGAATCAAAACTCTTATGAGACACAAGACCATCAATATGACAATGAGGTATGCACACCTCAGTCCAGATATGTCTCAAGGGGCGGTGGAGTTACTCACCATAAAATAACTCCACTTCCCAGTAAAAAATGAAATTTAATGCGGCCTAGCTTCCTTCCTGCTCAAGACGCTCATCTTCAACAGTTTTCTCACAACTGTGGCATTCATCACCGTGAGAAGCTTCATAGGAGACTTCATTTACAATAACAGAATCTTCTCCAGCCAACATAAGGCGTTCAAAACATTCATCACAGTAGGCAACTACCGGATATTGCTCATCAGTGTCATCTGATGCAAGGTTTCCACATATTTGTGCAGCTTTCATAAATACTCCATCACTAAATTGTTTTATTATTCCAAAACACAAAATAATAACCACACAAGAAAATGCAAGCACCAATTCATGTAAAAAACGAGAGACAGCAACTTGACTTATTGATCTAAGACACACACTTTGATATTAAGCAGTTGAAATTATAAGTACAGGAGAAGAGCAATGAATAAACGCATATTAGCAGCAATATTAACACTATCACTTTTCATTCTTGTTGGCTGGAGTAAAGCGGTCGTGGACACATCGTCAGAGCAGACGTTCCAAACTTCCATATCAACAATCATTAAAGACATAAGCCCTGAGGACAAAGAAAAACTCCGCCAGTCTTTCGCAGTGATTGCCACAGGAGGAGCTAAAACGAGCATAGACTCCGAAATGCGCATACAAGATATTTACGTTCTGGAAGACTGGTTCGGCCCTATTTTCATTCGACGCCTTTCAAGCATTAATGGATACACACCAAATCAAATTAATGCTCACGCCGATTCCGTTTTGAAAAGTTACAAACAGAATAAGCGACATAAAAAAATAGCGCGTCTTGAAAAGCGACTAAAAGAAAGCTCTTTGCAACTTTCCAAACTCCGAGCACAAAAGGAAGCACAGGATAAAGCAATAACGGCATTATCCCAACTTGAGGTGAGCAGCACTCACCAGATGACAGAACAGCTCAGTGTTACCGGCAAAAAAATGGGGTTAATTAATAAAGCTAAAGTCCATGTAACAATCAAAAACAATAGTGACAAAGAAATACACTCTTTGAAAGTAGGGATAGATTTCAACTCAAACGACAAGAAGATATCAACAGATGAAATCATAGCGTTTTCTCCAGCATTACAACCTAAAAAAACAACTACAGTTGATCTAGATGTAGACCTGTACTATGAATACTTAAAACTTTCTAACAACATCCAAGTCTCTACCACAGCCACGAAACTACAGACGTCAGAATCATATAAGCTTTCAGGAACACGTTTTTCGAATAGTGAAGGCGAATATGTTAACTATATTCAAAAAATAAAAGATCAAATTACTGACCTTAAAAAATCTTCATAGATGAATTAGCACCTAAAACACCTTAACAAGGTTGAACAATGGCAAAACTTAAAACTCAGCTAGAAAATTCGGCAGAAATTCGTGAGATTCTCCAAGAGGTCGACGTAAGCTGGAAGTGGGGAGATGACTCCGTTGATGCACGTCTAATTTATCTTCCTTGTGCTAACGGAGAATGTGATATTTCGCCGCTGTTTAAAATAATTGAAAGCTGTCTTCTGGCTAATTTTGTGTTTTCTCATGCTCAAATAGAAAAAAGACTAGCGATAAAAAGTCCGGAGGTTGCTGAGAATCTATTTAAAAATGCAGTAAAATTTTTAAGTAAAAAAACGGCCCACGGAGAACTTGGAGAGCTTATTTTGTTCACATTGCTTGATGTGTATTTAGAAGCTCCGAAGATTCTAAGCAAAGTCTCTCAAAAAAGCTCACGTAGGATGCCGGTTTTCGGCGCTGATGCTGTTCATGCACAGTATATTGATGGATCTCTCCGTTTATACCTTGGCGAATCAAAGCTTTATAAATCATTTAAGAGTGCGGCTACGAAGGCAACAACGTCCATTTCTAATGCTTTGGATAATTATGAACATGAGTTTAGTCTCATACAAACACATATCAACTTTCCAGATATAGATAATGATATTGAGGAAGAGCTCCTATCTTTTTTAAATCCATTCGATAATAGTAATGTTGTAGAAGATGTGGTCCATTCTCCATGTTTTATTGGCTTTTCAGATTTAACCTGTTTTGAAGATGATAAAACTTATATCGATAGTTACACAAAGAAAGCTTCAGAGTATATTGGAGATTTTTACTCAAAACTCACTGAGAAAGGGAAGCCATGTGGTAAAACAACACTGTTAATGCTTCCCTTCTCTTCAATAACAGATGTTGTGAATGGATTTGTTGACTATATGGGGATTGAAAAATGAGCTCATTTTATACAAAGCTCTCAAACAAAATTTTCAATAGCGCCGATTTCAGTGCGGCGTCAGGTATACTTTTCGGCGCGTATGTTAAAAAAACCGCAGACGAAGAATATTCGATTGAACGGGATGTTGTTAAGAACTTAACAACATCGTTACAATATTTTTACCAGTCTGATGATGAGCTGATGAAGAAAGAAGGTGCGGAACTTCTCTCTATGCTTTTATATGTCTGTGGCGATGAGACTCCAGAGCTTGTAGCAATTGCTGATCATGTTTTTAACGAAGCTGGGGACTTCCCCAATATAACGTTGCTGCAGAATAAATTTTCAAATATTAACTTCAAGGTCAGTGTGTTTGATGAAGCAAGAAGAGACCTTCGAAAAACTTTGAACACTGTGGATGAAATAGATCATCCTTTGACTGATTATCAACGTAGCTTATGGGAAGACCTTACTAATGGTGAAGATGTTATCACTTCTGCTCCAACGTCAACAGGAAAGACTCATGTTATATTGCAGTATTTGATAGATGAGGTCGCTAGTAGTCCTGGAGCATTTACTGCTATTGTTGTTCCTACTCGGGCACTTATTTCTGAGGTTGCAAGTAAGATTTACGATATTGTAAAAAGTATATCCTGTGAAAATGACATTGAAATATGTACCGTGCCAAAGGAAGGTGTTTTTAAAGACAAGACTTTCTTTGTGATGACTCAGGAAAGGCTTTTTGAAATACTTCAAACGGGTTTACTTTCATTTGATTACCTATTTGTTGATGAGGCACATAACATTTCCGACAAAAGTCGCGGCGTATTGTTGCACATGACATTGCAAAAATTACTTGAAGGAAGTAATCCACAGATAATAATAAGCATGCCCTCAAGTAAGTATTTGAATGCTTTCAATTCAGTGTTTGAAAATACTGAATTTTCTACAAAGACAACAAAACACTCGCCCGTAGCAAAGATTCTTATTAATACAAAACTGCAAGGTAGAAATATATTACTCTCACGAAGGAACGATGAATTTCCAGTGACTATTAAGAAAAACTATACTGGAGATAAGCTTTCGCAGATGGTCTATAGACTTGGTGTTGGGGAAAGTAACATTATCTATCGTAATAAAACAAATTACTGTGAAGATGTTGCGCGTGATATCGCAACCTTAATCATGGAAGAAAAAAATAGCCCTCGACTTGCCGAAGCAGCTGATTATGTAACTAGATTTTTACATCCAGAATTTTCGCTCGCAGACAACCTAAAGAAGGGAGTGGCCTTCCATTACGGACCTCTCCCCGGTGTTGTCAGACGAATGGTTGAAACTCTTGTTCGGGAGAAAGAGGTTGATTTTATTGTTTGTACTAGCACCTTAGCTGAAGGTGTAAATCTTCCGGCTAAAAACTTATTTTTGCAAAATCCTATTCAGCTGATTCCTTATAAAACTTCTGAAAGGATTGAGAATGTAAGACTGGATAATATCACAGGTAGAGCAGGCCGTATGCTTGAGCATTTTGCGGGTAACATTTTCTTGGTAGATCCTGAAGAATGGGCGTATAATGACTATTTTGATTCTGACGATGAAGAAGCTGATAAGATACCAACTTACTACCAAATTCTAAATGAAGATCTTGATGGAGTCATAAAAGCCCTTGATGGAGAGTATGATCATTCAGAAGATGATCAGTATACTTACTATACAATCGCAAATAAGCTGTTGCGAGAGCTTGAATCTGGCGCCATAACGACAACATTTTCTGCCAGAGAGCTTACGCTTCAAGACATAGAG
This is a stretch of genomic DNA from Maridesulfovibrio frigidus DSM 17176. It encodes these proteins:
- a CDS encoding tyrosine-type recombinase/integrase produces the protein MKTTKAKWTKVKGAIGLRYYEFPDRKYKGKLDRYYSCRWSRGGQKTEEGIGWSSEGWKVSELVSIRHTLQQNYKKGSGPTTFTGLKAEHERKQAESKLHEEQEQVKEITFREFFEQFYIPWKRDRKKRTTWADDVKRANNRIHPFLGELPLPAITPELLQEFMDELYDDGLADATVLHHMAIIRSVFNRAAATVVGDVVIFPGQTPLEHVDLPHIGNNNQRQRFLTKEEAKLIISSTIEKKEKATIEIRRKSWQDLHDAVVLSLNTGMRMGEIQRVEWHDVNFYGKSLTVRLISSGQKPGGNIPINSAALEMLMRRKKESSDALIFPPAAGGKKRENLSHKFKDVVDELELNKLATAKSQRIVFHSLRHTFASWLAIAGVDIYRIKTLMRHKTINMTMRYAHLSPDMSQGAVELLTIK
- a CDS encoding DUF6694 family lipoprotein, giving the protein MNKRILAAILTLSLFILVGWSKAVVDTSSEQTFQTSISTIIKDISPEDKEKLRQSFAVIATGGAKTSIDSEMRIQDIYVLEDWFGPIFIRRLSSINGYTPNQINAHADSVLKSYKQNKRHKKIARLEKRLKESSLQLSKLRAQKEAQDKAITALSQLEVSSTHQMTEQLSVTGKKMGLINKAKVHVTIKNNSDKEIHSLKVGIDFNSNDKKISTDEIIAFSPALQPKKTTTVDLDVDLYYEYLKLSNNIQVSTTATKLQTSESYKLSGTRFSNSEGEYVNYIQKIKDQITDLKKSS
- a CDS encoding HamA C-terminal domain-containing protein — translated: MAKLKTQLENSAEIREILQEVDVSWKWGDDSVDARLIYLPCANGECDISPLFKIIESCLLANFVFSHAQIEKRLAIKSPEVAENLFKNAVKFLSKKTAHGELGELILFTLLDVYLEAPKILSKVSQKSSRRMPVFGADAVHAQYIDGSLRLYLGESKLYKSFKSAATKATTSISNALDNYEHEFSLIQTHINFPDIDNDIEEELLSFLNPFDNSNVVEDVVHSPCFIGFSDLTCFEDDKTYIDSYTKKASEYIGDFYSKLTEKGKPCGKTTLLMLPFSSITDVVNGFVDYMGIEK
- a CDS encoding DEAD/DEAH box helicase translates to MSSFYTKLSNKIFNSADFSAASGILFGAYVKKTADEEYSIERDVVKNLTTSLQYFYQSDDELMKKEGAELLSMLLYVCGDETPELVAIADHVFNEAGDFPNITLLQNKFSNINFKVSVFDEARRDLRKTLNTVDEIDHPLTDYQRSLWEDLTNGEDVITSAPTSTGKTHVILQYLIDEVASSPGAFTAIVVPTRALISEVASKIYDIVKSISCENDIEICTVPKEGVFKDKTFFVMTQERLFEILQTGLLSFDYLFVDEAHNISDKSRGVLLHMTLQKLLEGSNPQIIISMPSSKYLNAFNSVFENTEFSTKTTKHSPVAKILINTKLQGRNILLSRRNDEFPVTIKKNYTGDKLSQMVYRLGVGESNIIYRNKTNYCEDVARDIATLIMEEKNSPRLAEAADYVTRFLHPEFSLADNLKKGVAFHYGPLPGVVRRMVETLVREKEVDFIVCTSTLAEGVNLPAKNLFLQNPIQLIPYKTSERIENVRLDNITGRAGRMLEHFAGNIFLVDPEEWAYNDYFDSDDEEADKIPTYYQILNEDLDGVIKALDGEYDHSEDDQYTYYTIANKLLRELESGAITTTFSARELTLQDIEKDALLSKVQSAYDSLRVDSFTLEANPTVGYLQQNTLYNFLIEQDDLSQWALPHPRSQSLYAQLEKICSELNQFGIFLPSASSVAFACVIAKKWIQGDPLRLIITEQIARHQDRKCNKNVRDVIKTINTDIRFKMASALRCYQLLLANAAKSKEVEVVSVKLHAFIEVGGCEKRLIQLVSLGLSRETAVEVHGLLGDGIEVSSFEALRQLYEQGQLAEIHSITKKEIEKMLL